The Elaeis guineensis isolate ETL-2024a chromosome 13, EG11, whole genome shotgun sequence genome includes a region encoding these proteins:
- the LOC105056262 gene encoding protein RADIALIS-like 3: MASGSLSRSSVSSWTPKQNKLFERALAVYDKDTPDRWHNVARAVGGKSAEEVKRHYELLVEDLKNIESGQVPFPNYNIRPSASDEEQRLRNLKLN, from the exons ATGGCATCAGGATCTCTCTCGCGCAGCTCGGTCTCCTCATGGACCCCGAAGCAGAACAAGCTCTTCGAACGAGCTCTAGCGGTGTACGACAAGGACACACCAGACCGCTGGCACAACGTCGCGCGAGCGGTTGGGGGGAAGTCTGCCGAGGAGGTGAAGCGACACTACGAGCTGCTTGTTGAGGACCTCAAGAACATCGAGTCAGGCCAGGTGCCATTCCCCAACTACAATATTAGGCCCTCCGCCAGCGATGAGGAGCAGAG GCTAAGGAACCTCAAGCTCAACTGA